The sequence AGATTGCACTCCCAATAAGTTCAATTGAGACCAATCCAAGGCAGAAGGTGTTTATTGCAGTGGTGAGTGCTCATCTGGTTAATTCCGTATGGCAGAATGCAGAATACATATCAGGCAGAGAGCCAATTGAACTCTTGATTCCCTCAGATATGGCAAGAGAATACATTCTCAACATCACATCCAGCCCACTTTCTAACCCATCTGGAATTGTAGAGGAGGAGCACGATGATTATGGCCCAGGCACTTACGAATATCCTACCTCGAACGAGATGGCACCCAACACTGGCTTATTTGACATCACAGCCCTCTACATCTACAACAGCACATCTGAACTAATCTTTGAATTCCATTTCAGAGAGATGGGACTTGTGCAGGATGGAAAACCAATCTGGAATCCGCCCTACAATTTTCCGCACCAGATTATCAACATCTACATAGATATTGACAGGAAAAACGGTTCTGGGAAAACGGAGTGCCTGGAAGGGGCCAATGCCTTAATCAGAGAGGACTTTGCCTGGGAAGTTGCGGTGTCTGCAAGGGGCTGGGATGTGTATGCAATGCTTGGCGATGAGAAAGTTCGCACGGGCGTGACTGCAGATGCTGACTGGAATAGCACCGCTAAAAAATGGGATAACAACACAGTTTATGTGCGCATCTCACTTTCCTTGATTGGCCAGAATTTCCGAGATTATGGTTATGTGATTGTTGTTGGAAGCCAGGATGAGTATGGGCCTGGAAAATGGCGGAGTGTGAATGCCCAGAAAGAGCGGTGGAGGTTTGGTGGAGGCACCGATGGCGATGTTGACCCAAACATAATTGATATGATTGTGCCTGCTGGCTATTCGCAAAAAAATCTTTTGAACTATGATGCTGGTACAGGCAAAAAAGCTGTGCTCGTGGGAATCACGCTCCCTGCAAAATCGCAGGATGGCCCGCAGAACCAGACCACTGAAAACAAGACGGAAGAAAGTGGGCTGAGCAAAATTCTGAAAGATTTTACGCCGGCCATTCTGGTTTCCTGTTTCGGCTTTGCCGCTCTCTTCGTTGAGTTTGGGTTGAGGCATCGCAAAAAAAAGAGAAAGCTAAATGTAAAAACTTTAGTGGAGGAGCGATTGAAGAAAGGGTCTGAGTTAGATGAGATTGAACTTGAACTGCAAGAGCGTCTTCTGTGCGAGGAAATCAGTGAACTGGAGTATAGGGAAGGAATGCAGATGTTGGAGGGAAGAAAATGAAGACAGGTGTGGTCGCTGTTACTGTGATTCTTCTTGTGGCTACCGTTTTCTATTTTGCTTTTGCTACACAGACCAGCGGAGTTGAAAAACAGGAACGAATTGTGCTCTGGCACACCTTTGCAGATAAGGAAAAAGATGTGTTTCTGAAAATTGTGGAAAGCTACAGAGCCAGAGCTGGAATTGAGATTGATGTGCAACAGCAGGACTATTCAAGTGCGGTCTCAAAATTCATTGCCCATGCGTCTGCAGGTAACCCCCCAGACATACTGAGAGTGCCGAATGACCGCCTCGGAGAACTTGCAAGCAAAGGTTATCTTGAGCCCCTCAACCAGTTTATTTCCCCAGCCCTGCTTTCTCAATACTATCCTGAAGCAATACGGGCAATGGAATACGATGGAAAACTGTATGCTTTGCCCGCAAGCATTGACTGTCTCATGCTCATCTACAACAAGGACATTTTTGACATGAATGGGCTGGAATACCCGTCTGAGAATTGGAGTTTAGAAAAGGTTGTTGAAACAGGGAAAAAACTTACGACGAGCGAGCACTTCGGATTCGTTTTTCCAGTCCAGATTTCTTATTGGTATTTTCCTTTCATGCTTGGTTTCGGAGGCAAAATTTTTGATGAGAATGGGATGCCTGAGGTAAATTCCTACGAGGCGGTGAGAGCTGCAGAATACATTGTTAACTTGATGAAAGTTGCGAAGATAATGCCAGACACACCTGTGGATGAACTCAAAATGCTCACCCTTTTCCAGCAGCAGAAGGCAGCAATGATTGTTTGCGGCCCCTGGAAAATTCCAGAAATTAGAGATGCAGGAGTGAACTTTGGAATGTGCCCATTACCGCTGATTGAGGAAACTGGCAAGAGGGTTTCACCACTTGTTGGGTATAAAGGGTATGCAATTTCAAAAGATTCAAGGCACAAGCTGGAGGCATTCAAGTTCATTACCTATCTCACAGGTGCAGAGGCCTTGGTAAAATTCTGCATTCCAACCAACACAATGCCTGCAAACAAAAAGGCAATGGAGAATGCCACACTTGCAAATCTTGCAGTGGTCAAGGCGGTAAAGAAACAGTTCGAGTATGGCACACTGTTTCCCACTGCCCCGCTCATGATTGTTGTTGGAGAAAAGGTGAGTGATGCACTTGCTAAAATTGTGCAAGGGGAAGAGCCACAAAAAGCATTGGATGAGGCACAGGCACTGATTATGAAGGAGATGGGATAGAATGAAGGCACTCAGTTTTGCTCTCGGTCTTCTTATTCTCCTCTCAGGGTTTGCTCAAGCTGTGAGTGTGGACAACACTGGCAGTTATTCCTGCAAAATTGTCTGGGATTCAAAGGGTGCTGGAGAGTATAGAATTCTACTCATCGGGAATGAGACAACAGTTTACGATACTGTGTTCGCAGACCTGCGTGCTGATGAACTGGCTCTTTATGAAACCTACTTCTTTGAAGTGGAATTTACATGGCAAAATGGCACGAAGGCAAGAGCTGTTGCGATAAACGGCAGTGCCCATGTCCCAGCTGATGCAAAAACCATTGCCTACAACCTCACAGGGCTTTCACCCACAACAAACTACAGGTTGGAAGTGAGACATGGAAATGATGTTGAAAGCATTGAGTTTACAACACTTGCAGAGGTTGTCCAGCTTCCGAAAAACGACCTGAGTGTTTATGCTGTGCTTGCAGTCGTTGTTGGTTCTTTTGCACTTCTGATTGGCTGGCTTGCAAAGATGGAAAAGAAAAAGTTGAGAAGTGCCTACATTTACATTGCCCCTGCATTGCTCGGGCTCGTACTGTTGACATTTTACCCTGTGCTCTATGGTTTCTTTCTCTCCTTCACCGACTACTCTCTTTCCTATAGCCAGGAATACAATTTCGTTGGACTTGAGAATTATCTGAATGTGCTTTTCACCCCTGATTTCTCGCTCGTGCTCACCACCACAATTATATGGACTGTGGGTTGCGTGGCTTTGCATGTTCTGATTGGGATTTTCCTCGCGGTTCTTTTGAATAGGAAAATAAAAGGAAGAGTGGTTTATCGAGCAATCCTCTTGCTGCCCTGGGCTGTGCCCTCCTACATTTCTGTGCTGACATGGCGAAGCATGCTGGAATATGGCGGTGCACTCTCAACACCGTTTAACAGTTTCCTTGGCACAAACATTGACTTTCTCAATTCAATGCCCTGGGCTCTAGTCGCTGTGATAATGGTGAATGTCTGGCTCGGTTTTTCCTACATGATGATGGTTTTCAGTGGTGCACTGCAAGGAATTCCTGAGGAACTTTACGAGGCAGCGGATGTGGATGGATTTTCAAGATGGCAAAAATTCCGCTACATTACTTTGCCTTTGCTCAAGCCGGCCATAATTCCCGCTGCATTGCTTGGCTTCATTTGGACTTTCAACATGTTCAATGTGATTTACCTGCTCACTGGAGGAGGGCCAGTTGGAAAGGTGGGTGTGAGCGCTGGTTCAACCGACATTCTGATAACTTTTGTTTATGACCAGGCATTTCTTTATTGGAGGATTGGGTTTGCTGCTGCCTACTCTGTTGTTATCTTCATGATGTTGCTTGCCTTCTCAGTAATCTATCTGCGTGCTGGAGGCGGTGGAGAAAGCGTTTACTTCACTGCTAGAAAGAACTCGTGGCTTTCCGCAGAAGTTGGAACAAGGATTGTGCTTTACGCAGTGGGTGTAGTTTATCTAGCCGCATTTCTCGGGATTGCTTTCGCAGGTACAAACTTTGCTGGCATTCATTATCAAAATCTGCTCGGAATTGGTTTTATCTTCTCTGCCCTGCTGATAGCACTGAAATATAGAGAAGGAATTGCCATTGCCAAGCTCTTTGCGTTATTTGACTTCATTGTGTCGCTAGCAGTAATTGTCTGGTATGCTACAGTGAAACCTGCAGAAATTGTGGCTGGAGTAAATTTGATGCTGTTTGCAGATGTTGTTGTGCTTTATCTGACAGGCAAAATCTGGTTTGAAAAGAGTTTTGGAGCTGCAGAACCGATAGAGCGGATGCTTGCATTACCGAAGAGAGGTTTAACAAAAATCGGGGAGGTAATTGGAAGCATAAGAATAGAGATGGGGATAAGGAAAAAGAAGCTGGTTGAGGATGCAATAGTGCACTTGATTCTCCTCCTCTTCTCAATTCTTGCACTCCTGCCAGTTGTAGGAATAATCGGGACATCGCTCTGGCCTGGGAATGTGCGAGTTTCGCTCGCAGTTCCCTCTGCAGTAAGCATGGAGCACTATACCCATGTGCTTTATGAAACCCAATTCTTTATCTGGCTGAGAAATAGTTTGCTGGTTGCTGGGGGCACAACCATCCTCGGAATTTTACTTGCTACCACTGCTGCATATGCGTTCTCAAGATTCAATTTCAGAGGCAAAAAAGGGTTTATGCTCTCCTTCCTTGTGGTCCAGATGTTTCCAGGCGTTATCATCCTCATTCCATACTACATTCTGATGCGTCAGCTCGGACTTGCTAACACATTTATTGGGCTGATTCTGGCTTATGCGGTTACTGCCTTGCCTCTCGCTGTCTGGATGATAAAGGGTTTCTTTGATACGATTCCGCCAGACCTTGAAGAGAGCGCAATGGTGGATGGTTGTGGGAGAGTAAGTGCGTTTTATAGAGTTGTGCTTCCGCTTGCAAAACCGGCAGTTGCAGTTGTGGCTCTATTTTCCTTCCTTGCTGCCTGGAACGAGTTCGTGCTCGCCT comes from Thermoplasmata archaeon and encodes:
- a CDS encoding extracellular solute-binding protein; the encoded protein is MKTGVVAVTVILLVATVFYFAFATQTSGVEKQERIVLWHTFADKEKDVFLKIVESYRARAGIEIDVQQQDYSSAVSKFIAHASAGNPPDILRVPNDRLGELASKGYLEPLNQFISPALLSQYYPEAIRAMEYDGKLYALPASIDCLMLIYNKDIFDMNGLEYPSENWSLEKVVETGKKLTTSEHFGFVFPVQISYWYFPFMLGFGGKIFDENGMPEVNSYEAVRAAEYIVNLMKVAKIMPDTPVDELKMLTLFQQQKAAMIVCGPWKIPEIRDAGVNFGMCPLPLIEETGKRVSPLVGYKGYAISKDSRHKLEAFKFITYLTGAEALVKFCIPTNTMPANKKAMENATLANLAVVKAVKKQFEYGTLFPTAPLMIVVGEKVSDALAKIVQGEEPQKALDEAQALIMKEMG
- a CDS encoding ABC transporter permease subunit, which gives rise to MKALSFALGLLILLSGFAQAVSVDNTGSYSCKIVWDSKGAGEYRILLIGNETTVYDTVFADLRADELALYETYFFEVEFTWQNGTKARAVAINGSAHVPADAKTIAYNLTGLSPTTNYRLEVRHGNDVESIEFTTLAEVVQLPKNDLSVYAVLAVVVGSFALLIGWLAKMEKKKLRSAYIYIAPALLGLVLLTFYPVLYGFFLSFTDYSLSYSQEYNFVGLENYLNVLFTPDFSLVLTTTIIWTVGCVALHVLIGIFLAVLLNRKIKGRVVYRAILLLPWAVPSYISVLTWRSMLEYGGALSTPFNSFLGTNIDFLNSMPWALVAVIMVNVWLGFSYMMMVFSGALQGIPEELYEAADVDGFSRWQKFRYITLPLLKPAIIPAALLGFIWTFNMFNVIYLLTGGGPVGKVGVSAGSTDILITFVYDQAFLYWRIGFAAAYSVVIFMMLLAFSVIYLRAGGGGESVYFTARKNSWLSAEVGTRIVLYAVGVVYLAAFLGIAFAGTNFAGIHYQNLLGIGFIFSALLIALKYREGIAIAKLFALFDFIVSLAVIVWYATVKPAEIVAGVNLMLFADVVVLYLTGKIWFEKSFGAAEPIERMLALPKRGLTKIGEVIGSIRIEMGIRKKKLVEDAIVHLILLLFSILALLPVVGIIGTSLWPGNVRVSLAVPSAVSMEHYTHVLYETQFFIWLRNSLLVAGGTTILGILLATTAAYAFSRFNFRGKKGFMLSFLVVQMFPGVIILIPYYILMRQLGLANTFIGLILAYAVTALPLAVWMIKGFFDTIPPDLEESAMVDGCGRVSAFYRVVLPLAKPAVAVVALFSFLAAWNEFVLAYTFMSDESMYTLPVGLTSFVGAGGMQTTADWGSFAAMSVLVAIPVCLLFIVFQKYLVSGLTKGGVKG